In one Sphingobacterium daejeonense genomic region, the following are encoded:
- a CDS encoding sensor histidine kinase — protein MKKALFLFYFLIFYAITQLLWWGYILVKFEPDRKGMIIGEGLIFMLIFVWGALKLKKQVKREHEINQQQQNFLLAITHELKSPLASVKLYIQTILKRDLDREQQKVFLANSLKDIERLDDLVENVLLTTKLENRAYQLPKEAFNMTVLVEEIIDRLQKNACKSQIIKYDLEPNIELKADKFAITNVITNLVENAVKYSPPCATVFVKLQQQAGNLLFSVTDHGEGIPDEEKKLIFNKFYRVGSEATRKTKGTGLGLYIVKTVLQKHNATIRVKNNNPTGSIFEVIFENYAN, from the coding sequence ATGAAGAAAGCTTTATTTCTATTTTATTTTCTTATATTTTATGCAATTACACAATTGCTATGGTGGGGTTATATTCTTGTAAAATTTGAACCTGACCGCAAAGGTATGATTATAGGGGAAGGTCTTATTTTCATGCTGATTTTTGTTTGGGGGGCTTTAAAGCTTAAAAAGCAAGTAAAAAGAGAGCATGAAATTAACCAGCAACAACAAAACTTTCTGTTGGCGATTACCCATGAATTGAAATCTCCATTGGCATCTGTGAAGTTGTATATCCAAACCATTTTGAAAAGGGACCTAGATAGGGAACAGCAAAAGGTTTTTTTGGCGAATTCACTAAAGGATATTGAGCGCTTGGATGATTTGGTTGAAAACGTATTGTTAACGACGAAATTGGAGAATAGAGCTTATCAATTGCCGAAGGAGGCTTTTAATATGACGGTTTTGGTTGAAGAGATTATTGACCGTCTTCAGAAAAATGCTTGCAAATCGCAGATTATAAAATATGATTTGGAGCCCAATATTGAACTCAAAGCGGATAAATTTGCGATCACCAACGTCATCACGAACTTGGTTGAGAACGCTGTCAAATATTCACCTCCCTGTGCCACTGTCTTTGTGAAGTTGCAGCAACAGGCTGGAAACCTTCTTTTTTCTGTGACAGACCATGGAGAAGGAATACCTGATGAAGAAAAAAAACTTATATTTAATAAGTTTTATCGAGTAGGCAGTGAAGCAACCCGTAAAACCAAAGGGACTGGTTTGGGGTTATATATTGTTAAAACAGTGTTACAAAAACACAATGCCACCATTCGGGTGAAAAACAACAACCCAACGGGTAGCATTTTTGAAGTTATTTTTGAAAATTATGCAAACTAA
- a CDS encoding response regulator transcription factor: MQTKQRILLVEDEEHLLEAIKLNLELEGYRVTTATDGKKALKIFKEERFNLIILDVMIPEIDGFQVAETIRLQNSEVPIMFLTAKNSSEDRITGLKKGADDYLVKPFNLEELILRVSNLIRRGMKGEDLKELNSYTIGDKTIYFNSFELHHADGTITSLTKKETMLLKLLIERRNEAVSREQILETVWNYDVYPSTRTIDNFILTFRKYFEPDQKHPIYFHSIRGVGYKFTDNSN, translated from the coding sequence ATGCAAACTAAACAACGTATACTATTAGTTGAAGACGAAGAGCATCTTTTGGAAGCTATCAAATTAAACTTGGAGCTTGAAGGATACCGTGTTACTACCGCGACAGATGGTAAGAAAGCATTAAAAATATTTAAGGAAGAGCGTTTCAATCTGATTATCCTAGATGTGATGATCCCAGAAATCGATGGCTTTCAAGTAGCAGAAACGATCAGGCTTCAGAATTCTGAAGTCCCTATTATGTTTTTGACTGCCAAAAACAGCTCTGAAGACCGTATTACGGGTTTGAAAAAAGGTGCTGATGATTATTTGGTTAAACCATTCAACCTTGAAGAGCTGATCTTACGTGTTAGCAATTTGATCCGCAGAGGAATGAAAGGTGAGGATTTGAAAGAACTGAATTCCTATACCATTGGGGATAAGACCATTTATTTCAATTCATTTGAACTGCATCATGCTGATGGTACCATTACTTCTTTGACCAAAAAAGAAACGATGTTGTTAAAGTTATTGATTGAGCGCAGAAATGAAGCAGTATCTCGTGAACAAATCCTAGAGACGGTTTGGAATTACGATGTGTATCCTTCAACACGTACCATTGATAATTTTATCCTGACTTTCAGGAAATATTTTGAACCTGATCAAAAACATCCAATTTATTTCCATTCCATCCGTGGGGTAGGATATAAGTTTACTGATAATTCGAACTAA
- the hemE gene encoding uroporphyrinogen decarboxylase has product MDKNLKNDLLIRAALSQPTERPPVWMMRQAGRFMKEYWEIKNKYSFLEMCKTPEIAADVTMLPIDLLGVDAAILFSDILVTAEAMGGDLSFEQGVGPRFSNPIRTAKDAEYLNVDCLDKLQYVGDAIRVIQNRLDGFVPLIGFAGAPFTILSYLVEGGSSKDFKLTKTFMNNQPELAHSILQKIADVTVDYLNMQIEAGVNALQLFDSWALALSWNDYQEFSHKYNKYIISKLNRKDVPIISFSKGSSVFAPIMADANPDVVSVDWNADLLNIKKALPHNMAVQGNLDPFVLYADKPVIKKKILELFERMRGENGFIFNLGHGIMPDMPFDNVKYAIDVIKEFRY; this is encoded by the coding sequence GTGGACAAAAATTTAAAAAACGATCTATTGATTCGTGCTGCGTTATCGCAGCCTACGGAGAGACCTCCAGTGTGGATGATGCGTCAAGCAGGAAGATTCATGAAAGAATATTGGGAAATCAAGAACAAATATTCCTTTCTAGAGATGTGCAAAACTCCTGAGATTGCTGCAGATGTTACCATGCTGCCAATAGACCTCTTGGGTGTTGATGCAGCTATTCTATTTTCGGATATCCTTGTTACGGCGGAAGCGATGGGTGGAGACCTATCTTTCGAGCAAGGTGTTGGGCCAAGATTTTCCAATCCGATCAGGACAGCAAAAGATGCTGAATACTTAAATGTAGATTGTTTGGACAAATTGCAATATGTAGGTGATGCTATCCGTGTGATCCAAAATCGTCTAGATGGATTCGTTCCTTTGATTGGATTCGCAGGTGCCCCTTTCACCATTTTGAGCTATTTAGTAGAAGGTGGTTCTTCAAAAGACTTCAAATTGACGAAGACTTTTATGAACAATCAGCCCGAATTGGCACACAGCATTTTACAAAAAATTGCAGATGTGACGGTAGACTATCTGAACATGCAAATTGAGGCTGGAGTGAATGCTTTACAATTATTCGATAGTTGGGCACTGGCTCTATCATGGAATGATTATCAGGAATTCTCCCATAAATACAATAAATACATCATATCTAAACTGAATAGAAAAGATGTCCCAATCATTTCATTCAGTAAAGGAAGTTCTGTGTTTGCTCCGATTATGGCAGATGCAAATCCAGATGTAGTATCCGTGGATTGGAATGCAGACCTATTGAACATCAAAAAAGCCTTACCTCATAATATGGCAGTTCAAGGAAACTTAGATCCATTTGTATTATATGCAGATAAGCCTGTTATCAAGAAAAAGATTTTAGAATTATTCGAGCGTATGCGTGGTGAGAATGGCTTTATCTTTAACCTTGGCCATGGTATTATGCCGGATATGCCTTTTGACAACGTTAAGTACGCTATTGACGTTATCAAAGAATTTAGATATTAA
- the hemJ gene encoding protoporphyrinogen oxidase HemJ: MLYLYAKAIHIIFVICWMAGLFYMPRLFVYHTEAKQKTDIEYQVLHKQFVVMENRLWWVITTPAMYLTIASALVMLYVNPALLTAGWMQVKLCFVAALVLYHFKSQQIMHQLRDEKSTWTSTQLRMWNEVSTIILFAIVFLVILKSAFGWIFGVVGIVGLGIVLMILVKLYKKYRKAKGEQVD, from the coding sequence ATGCTTTACTTATACGCGAAAGCGATACATATCATTTTTGTTATTTGTTGGATGGCAGGTTTGTTTTATATGCCTAGATTATTCGTTTATCATACCGAGGCAAAACAAAAGACTGATATTGAATACCAAGTATTGCACAAACAGTTTGTGGTCATGGAGAACAGGCTGTGGTGGGTTATCACAACTCCAGCGATGTACCTTACAATAGCATCAGCCCTGGTGATGTTATATGTAAACCCAGCATTGTTGACTGCAGGATGGATGCAAGTTAAGTTATGTTTCGTTGCTGCACTTGTTCTCTATCATTTCAAATCCCAGCAAATCATGCATCAGTTAAGAGATGAAAAATCAACATGGACATCCACTCAATTAAGGATGTGGAATGAGGTGTCTACCATTATCTTATTTGCTATTGTATTTTTGGTCATCTTGAAATCCGCTTTTGGATGGATTTTTGGCGTAGTGGGAATTGTAGGATTAGGAATTGTACTCATGATACTTGTTAAGCTCTATAAAAAATACCGGAAGGCCAAGGGTGAGCAAGTAGATTAA
- a CDS encoding outer membrane beta-barrel protein yields MKKLLWILCAFIFPLALNAQEHDWAFGLFGDLKLDDAAYDASFGVQGKYDFSNHQSVQAQIHGRGDLLAVGADYLVNIFDKEKSNFNIFLGAGLGQEFFTYDYSVEGPDDQPIRRKENFTKANGQVGLSYYFPTVDLSLYTAYKLKYQFKDGITEPNYVMLGLRYHIW; encoded by the coding sequence ATGAAGAAATTACTTTGGATTTTATGTGCTTTTATTTTTCCATTAGCTCTTAATGCACAAGAACACGACTGGGCTTTTGGACTTTTTGGTGATCTAAAATTAGATGATGCCGCTTATGATGCTAGTTTCGGGGTACAAGGTAAATATGACTTCAGCAACCATCAGTCTGTTCAAGCTCAAATCCACGGGAGGGGTGATCTTTTGGCTGTAGGTGCCGATTATTTGGTGAATATCTTTGATAAGGAAAAATCGAATTTCAATATTTTTCTAGGAGCAGGCCTTGGTCAAGAATTCTTTACCTATGACTATTCAGTGGAAGGACCTGATGACCAACCTATCCGTAGGAAAGAAAATTTTACGAAAGCTAATGGTCAGGTAGGATTGAGCTATTACTTTCCAACCGTAGACCTATCCTTATACACTGCTTATAAACTGAAGTATCAATTTAAGGATGGGATCACCGAGCCTAACTATGTCATGCTAGGTTTAAGATATCATATCTGGTAA
- a CDS encoding aldehyde dehydrogenase family protein translates to MKNSLLIEKAYLNGAFISSKKTFEVINPSTLKPVGSLPDLTVKDCQKFIDTAHKSWEVWKSTPVGERSKMLRNLYNLINEHKQELAENYDLREW, encoded by the coding sequence ATGAAGAATTCCCTATTAATTGAAAAAGCATATCTAAACGGAGCGTTTATCAGTTCCAAAAAAACATTTGAGGTCATCAATCCATCCACGTTAAAACCCGTGGGTTCATTGCCAGACTTAACTGTTAAGGATTGTCAGAAATTCATCGATACAGCCCATAAATCTTGGGAAGTCTGGAAATCAACCCCTGTAGGCGAACGATCCAAGATGCTCAGGAATCTTTATAATTTAATCAACGAACACAAACAAGAACTTGCTGAAAATTATGACCTTAGAGAGTGGTAA
- a CDS encoding helix-turn-helix domain-containing protein translates to MLKNYTFYREASVINEHQKKLIDELLNHRYQSEFAKQFIRTKALELIITVFAGANNQLNAVKWSQNDIEIMLNIKSYLDEHFHEELHLKTLTRKFGINEYKLKNAFKDLFDDTVFSYIRKQKLKRAKYLLLNSDLEIKEIAFLTGFKYSHHFSKVYFDHYHIKPQEFRIQHSS, encoded by the coding sequence TTGTTAAAGAATTACACCTTTTACCGTGAGGCATCAGTGATTAATGAACATCAAAAAAAATTAATCGATGAGTTGCTGAATCATCGATATCAATCTGAATTTGCCAAACAGTTTATAAGGACAAAAGCTCTAGAGTTGATCATTACTGTTTTTGCCGGCGCAAACAATCAGCTAAACGCTGTGAAATGGTCGCAGAATGACATTGAAATTATGTTAAATATAAAAAGTTACCTGGATGAGCATTTTCATGAAGAATTACATTTAAAAACTTTGACCCGAAAATTCGGAATCAATGAATATAAATTGAAAAATGCGTTCAAGGATTTATTTGATGATACTGTATTCAGTTATATTAGAAAGCAAAAATTAAAACGTGCAAAATATCTCTTATTAAATTCTGATTTAGAAATTAAGGAAATTGCTTTCTTGACAGGTTTTAAGTATTCTCATCATTTCTCTAAGGTTTATTTTGATCACTATCATATTAAACCACAAGAGTTCAGGATTCAACATTCATCTTAA
- a CDS encoding TonB-dependent siderophore receptor yields MFGNFTQQFLKVTLTISILILIPIVLLAQQTGIIQGEVYTIDGKPLSYASIRLKDTRYNTAVDETGHYTLTAPVGKYVLQVTYANYTVEEVPVTIQSGQTLQVDRITVQSNSTQLREVIVSDIQRNKYARKETQDIARMPLANLENPQAYSVITKELIMETAATDYVSALGQVPSAVVSNGVNDSGNGILLRGFSTFNSGMVRNGLPVNTRAVSEIFNLEKVEVLKGPSATLFGAQVTSYGGVVNNVTKKPFESFRGEVSYITGSFGMNRLTADVNAPLNKDRTALGRFNVMGMTNDGFQNEGKSKAFGFATSLLFKAGAKTNVRFDADLYNSTKPLVAYLRNTNKLTMSNMKEWDLPYDRSLTSNDIATNRTNINIGAEIEHQISENWTSRTSYLYNNAGDKGSVFMVPMIVDDNRIERRYRIFDDYSLNFSVIQQNFNGSYKVGSVENKVLLGLDATFYTNKNLYMVPFFAIYDTVSVKDQVWKPLTRSEVDLSRGDRSFGDGIDDSKYNVSSAYLSNVTNISDRFFVMLSARVNRFQQGTIKSYSPGQPEIKDENGKVEQRATPESYTETEGYTQVNVSPKIGLVYQPIKDKVSIFANYMNSFTNIAASRGIANINDDPEQADIIKWKPEQANQIEAGAKFELMDGLINATVSYYNIKVTNRLMEVTTGVNIQDGEQKSEGFEVDLIANPVRGWNIIAGYGYNDNKYVKSEEGILGKTPAWTPKHVANLWTSYKFLDNGVKGLGFGAGFNYVDKVLMNIADDFYIPSYAVINGTVFYDQPKYRIGVKLNNIANIKYWDMYGKPQRPFEFLANLSFKF; encoded by the coding sequence ATGTTTGGAAATTTTACTCAACAATTTTTAAAGGTTACATTAACGATTTCTATCTTAATCTTAATTCCAATTGTTTTATTAGCCCAACAGACGGGCATCATCCAAGGTGAGGTTTATACCATTGATGGTAAACCATTATCCTATGCTTCCATCCGCTTAAAGGATACACGTTATAATACAGCCGTAGATGAAACGGGACATTATACATTAACTGCTCCTGTTGGCAAATATGTTCTACAAGTAACTTATGCAAATTATACGGTCGAAGAAGTTCCTGTAACCATTCAATCTGGACAAACTTTGCAAGTGGACCGTATAACGGTACAGTCCAATTCTACGCAATTAAGAGAAGTCATTGTATCGGATATCCAAAGGAATAAATACGCAAGGAAAGAAACTCAGGATATCGCGAGAATGCCCTTGGCAAATCTAGAAAATCCACAAGCATATAGTGTCATTACAAAAGAGTTGATCATGGAAACGGCGGCAACAGATTATGTTTCTGCTTTAGGTCAAGTTCCTTCAGCTGTAGTTTCCAATGGTGTTAACGACAGTGGGAATGGCATATTATTGCGTGGTTTTTCGACTTTTAATTCAGGAATGGTTAGGAATGGCCTTCCGGTGAACACGAGAGCTGTATCTGAAATATTCAACTTAGAGAAGGTTGAAGTATTAAAGGGTCCTTCTGCAACACTTTTTGGTGCTCAAGTAACTTCATACGGTGGTGTGGTTAATAACGTTACCAAGAAACCATTCGAATCCTTCAGGGGAGAGGTAAGTTACATTACCGGAAGTTTTGGTATGAACAGGTTGACCGCAGATGTTAATGCGCCGTTAAATAAAGACAGGACAGCATTGGGACGTTTCAACGTCATGGGAATGACCAATGATGGTTTTCAAAATGAAGGTAAGAGCAAGGCTTTTGGATTTGCGACCAGCTTATTGTTTAAAGCTGGAGCAAAGACCAATGTAAGGTTTGATGCTGATCTGTACAATTCTACAAAACCATTGGTAGCCTATTTACGAAATACAAATAAATTAACCATGTCAAATATGAAGGAATGGGATCTACCTTATGATCGATCCCTTACTTCAAATGATATCGCCACCAATAGGACCAACATTAACATTGGTGCCGAGATTGAGCACCAGATTTCAGAAAATTGGACTTCAAGAACTTCTTATTTGTACAATAACGCAGGAGACAAGGGTTCTGTATTTATGGTTCCCATGATTGTTGATGACAACAGAATTGAGCGTCGGTACAGAATATTTGATGATTACAGTCTGAATTTTTCCGTAATTCAGCAAAATTTCAATGGTTCTTATAAAGTAGGATCAGTAGAAAATAAGGTATTATTGGGGCTTGATGCGACATTCTATACCAATAAAAACCTATATATGGTTCCATTCTTCGCTATCTATGACACGGTTTCTGTGAAGGATCAGGTTTGGAAACCATTGACTCGTTCTGAGGTTGATCTTTCCAGAGGTGATAGGAGTTTTGGTGATGGTATTGATGATAGCAAGTACAATGTATCTAGTGCTTATCTTTCTAATGTTACAAATATCTCGGATCGATTTTTCGTAATGCTGAGTGCTAGGGTTAATAGATTCCAACAAGGTACCATTAAATCTTATAGTCCGGGGCAGCCTGAAATAAAAGACGAGAATGGTAAGGTAGAGCAAAGAGCAACACCAGAATCTTATACCGAGACTGAAGGCTATACTCAAGTCAATGTTTCTCCCAAAATCGGACTAGTATATCAACCTATAAAAGACAAGGTTTCGATTTTTGCGAATTACATGAACAGTTTCACGAACATTGCTGCATCCAGAGGTATTGCCAATATTAATGATGATCCTGAACAAGCGGATATTATCAAGTGGAAACCAGAGCAAGCAAACCAAATTGAGGCCGGTGCAAAATTCGAGCTGATGGATGGTCTTATCAATGCTACGGTTAGTTATTACAACATTAAGGTCACCAATAGGCTGATGGAAGTAACCACTGGGGTTAACATTCAGGACGGAGAGCAGAAAAGTGAGGGATTTGAAGTAGACCTCATTGCAAACCCTGTAAGAGGTTGGAATATTATTGCAGGCTATGGATACAATGATAATAAATATGTGAAGAGTGAAGAAGGTATCCTTGGGAAAACACCGGCATGGACTCCAAAACATGTAGCTAATTTATGGACATCATACAAATTCTTGGACAATGGAGTGAAAGGGTTGGGATTTGGAGCCGGATTTAATTATGTAGACAAAGTATTGATGAATATTGCAGATGATTTCTATATCCCATCTTACGCAGTAATTAATGGTACTGTATTTTATGACCAGCCCAAATACCGTATAGGTGTAAAATTAAACAACATTGCTAATATAAAATATTGGGATATGTATGGCAAACCGCAAAGGCCATTCGAATTCTTAGCTAATTTATCATTCAAGTTCTAA
- a CDS encoding PepSY-associated TM helix domain-containing protein, producing MQNFELKTKPKPVSSAAPPKKKGKNWFTRLNAWLHLWPSIVSGLIVVFVCLTGTIIVYCDEILELSAGDAKYVELGGPKATADQMMESVQKFNPNLEISQLVFFNDPKRSVRARAFNEETKKLNLIYINPYTAEVLKVDYTIHFFFVTAHLHSNLLAHAFGGWVVLISTVIFLISCITGLILWWPKRWTKKAKQDSFTIKWKAKFKRLNYDLHNVYGFYSLLLCFILSATGIIIFFHGSLGTAIITSFGGSDEHLEAALPAEDKSKTSLDLAQFAYQALEKNPDKKNASIWLYSLDNVGAYTFQMGVSGLKSTENLGMEVYDKYNGQHIEVERPFVLHEKVENYVWQLHMGQWWGQFGKLSTFLAGVIATSLPITGFLIWWGRRKKKKKVSRA from the coding sequence ATGCAAAATTTCGAACTGAAAACAAAACCTAAGCCAGTCAGCAGTGCTGCACCTCCTAAAAAGAAGGGTAAAAATTGGTTTACCCGATTAAACGCTTGGTTACACCTGTGGCCATCCATAGTTTCTGGATTGATTGTAGTCTTTGTATGTCTTACAGGGACTATTATCGTTTATTGCGATGAAATATTGGAACTTTCAGCTGGTGATGCCAAGTATGTGGAATTGGGAGGTCCTAAAGCTACTGCGGATCAAATGATGGAATCTGTCCAGAAATTTAATCCTAACCTTGAAATCTCTCAATTGGTTTTTTTCAATGATCCTAAGAGATCGGTTAGGGCTAGAGCTTTCAATGAGGAAACCAAAAAATTAAATCTTATCTATATCAATCCCTATACAGCTGAAGTTTTGAAAGTCGATTATACCATACATTTCTTCTTTGTAACTGCGCATCTTCATTCCAATCTATTGGCGCATGCATTTGGAGGATGGGTTGTTTTAATTTCTACCGTAATCTTTCTGATTAGCTGCATTACAGGATTGATCTTGTGGTGGCCGAAAAGATGGACGAAGAAGGCAAAACAGGATAGTTTCACGATCAAATGGAAAGCGAAGTTCAAAAGATTGAATTACGACCTTCACAATGTTTATGGATTTTATTCGCTGTTGTTGTGTTTTATTCTAAGTGCTACAGGCATCATTATCTTTTTTCATGGCTCCTTAGGCACGGCTATTATCACGTCATTTGGCGGGTCTGATGAGCATCTGGAGGCTGCATTGCCTGCAGAGGATAAATCAAAGACTTCCTTGGATCTTGCTCAATTTGCTTACCAAGCCTTGGAAAAAAATCCAGATAAGAAGAATGCATCCATTTGGCTTTATAGTCTCGATAATGTTGGTGCATATACCTTTCAGATGGGGGTATCAGGTTTAAAAAGCACGGAAAACCTAGGTATGGAAGTCTATGATAAATATAACGGTCAACATATTGAGGTTGAAAGGCCATTTGTCCTACATGAAAAGGTAGAGAACTATGTTTGGCAATTGCATATGGGCCAATGGTGGGGACAATTCGGGAAATTATCAACGTTCTTGGCGGGGGTGATTGCCACTTCATTGCCAATTACAGGATTCTTAATCTGGTGGGGCAGAAGAAAGAAAAAAAAGAAAGTATCTAGAGCTTAA